The Armatimonadota bacterium region TGGTCTTGGGGGTGGTTCGGTCGGGGGCGGGACGTTGTGGACTCCGCTGTGGGCAACGACGCCCAGTCGCGCCAACATGCTGCGCGTGGTCGGCGTTCTGGTACATGAGTGGATACACTGCCTGGACGGCTATGTATTTGGCCTGAACGCCTACCGGATCGAAGGCGAACATGCCACCGGGCGCGCTATCTGGTATCCGGGCGGCACGTGGTGGCGCGATGCCGGCAGCCAACCGGTTGGTGATTGGTGGGGCCAGCTACTTGGCCGCCGATACACGGATGGCACGCTGTATTGGGGATACAGCGAAGCAGTGTTTGCATCGGGAACAACGCTCCGGCGCGCAAGTCCCCTGCCTGTGCAGCTCCTCGGTCCGTTCAACAACACCGTATGGGATAAGCCACCGAAGCTAGTTTGGGCGCGCGTGCCGGCAACGAGCTTTGCGCTGGAAATCTACAAATCTGGGGCGCCGGATCGGTCCGTCTATTCGCGCGCTGTGCCGGCTGCGCCGTTTACGCGGCCAGACGCCACAAGCGGCGCCGGCCTGGTTTACGAGGACCTCAAGACTCTTGGCGCCATCTCGTACCAACTGCCGGAACACGCCCTGACACCCGGCTCTTACACTTGGCACGTGTACGCGGTGAACGCTGGCCACCGATCCGTCGACGGAGACGAGCTCGGCTTTACCATTGCTCCAAAGCTCGATCCGCCTACCGTGAAGGTTGCCCGGCTCGAGGCGGCGCCGCCCGGCAGCGATCCCGAACCTATCTCCGTGCCGGCGAGTGAGCCGGATCCCGCAATCGCACTCAGAACTCCACAATCGTGCACGGTCGGCGCGGAGGGCGCGGCAATCCGTCTCTGCTCCATAGTCACCACACAAAACCAGATAAAGCGCGCATGGGCCGAGGTAACCGACCCGGGCGGTGGCGTAACCGTTGTGAACCAGCACCGGCACACCCCGGAGCCGGAGGAGACGCTGTGGGTGGGCCCCTATGCCGTTCCGGCAAACCGCTCCAATGAAGACGAGTACTACGGTGTGCAATTCTGGGCAGAGGACCTGACGGGAAAAGTAACAAGTTCCAGCACAACCTCTTTTCGCGTGGCTCCGAAGCCGGCTGACGCCCAGGGGGCGGGCCTTTCTGCAACCTACTTCAACAGCAGGAATGGCACAGACCCTGTCCTGCAGCGCGTGGACGGACCACTCGATTTCTTCTGGTCCGGCAGTCCGGCGCCCGGCCTGGGTTCGGAGAACTACAGTGTTCTGTGGCAGGGATATCTGATGCCGCCGTACACCGGGCACTATGTTTTCTCGGTACACGTCGATGACTGCGTCCGGCTATTCGTTGGCGGCATGCTCATTCTCAACCATTGGATTGCCCAGCCGCCGTACGACTTCCAAACGTCGGCGGATCTGGTTGGCGGCAAACTGACGCCGATCCGGATTGAGTACTTTAACGCTCAAGGCGTGGGCGCCTTCACCCTCCGGTGGAGCAGCGACAACGTTCCGGAAGCGATCGTTCCCGCAGCCAACCTGTATGAAACCCGCAGTGGCTCGCAGCTCGAAGTTCAACCATCGCCACTCGCGCTGGAGCCCCGGCAGCCGGACGGCGTGCTGCCCGCGCACGGCGGTCGTCTTCTGCTGGGCGCCGTAATCAATCCTCGGAAGGACCTCGATCACGCGTGGGCACAGGTTACAGACTGGCGCGGAAAGCAGTCGCGCGTCAGTCTGGTCGATCGACAGTGGCTGGGCTATCCGGACGACGGTGCGAACCTTGCGCTAACCGGAGAATACCAGGTACCTGCAGCGGATAGCGCTCGATCCAAACGCGAACTGCAGATTGTGTACGTTGCACGTGACACGCAGGGCCGACGCGTTCAGTCGGAGCCGCAGCGCTACCTGATTCCCTATCCGCCTCCCGGAGCCGGGCAGGCGCCGCTCCGCGCCCCGGCCTTTCACACGAACGCCCCGCAGCTGCCGCCGTAGGTGGAGGCCTCGGACGCCATTGGAATCAGCACAAATATGTGAGACAGGTCCGTTTGGCCGGTCGCATCCGCCCGGCACCGCGACGCCACGCGCAATACCTGTTGTTTGAATTCTGGATTTCCGGGTACACTAATACACTAGTATCGGCAGGACCGGTTTCTGTGCGTACCACGCTTGGAGGCGAGGAAATGCACAAGGCGATATCCGGAAGGAGGGCAAACCGATGGTGCCTGATCTGCAGCAGCTGTTCGATGCCGTACTGGAGGGCAACGCGCCGGCCGCCAAGTCCGGTGTCCAGGACGCCCTGGCAGCGGGTATGAAGCCTCAGTATTTGCTGGATGAGTGCCTGATCCCCGCGATGGACGAGGTTGGGCGAAGGTTTGAGGCAAACGAATACTTCGTGCCGGAACTGTTGATCGCGGCACGGGCCATGAAGGGCGGCCTTGAAATCCTCCGGCCTCTGCTGGCGGAGAGTGGCGGCAAGCGTGCCGGCAAAGTTGTAATCGGCACCGTACGCGGCGATCTCCATGATATCGGCAAGAACCTGGTTGGAGCCATGCTGGAAGGCGGCGGCTTTGAGGTTATCGACCTCGGTGTGGATGTATCGCCGGAGCAGTTCGCCACAGCTGTGCGCGATAACGGCGCCGAACTGGTTGCTATTTCCGCGCTGCTTACCACCACGATGTCGGGCATGAAGTCGGTGATCGAAACGCTCGACAAGCATGGCATGCGCCCAGGCGTGCGCGTCATGGTTGGCGGCGCTCCCGTAACGCAGCGCTTTGCCGATGAGATCGGAGCCGACGCTTTCAGCGACAACGCGAGCGGCGCCGTTCGGGTCGCTCGTGGGCTCCTCGCAGCCTGATGATGTCACGTCGGCTGCAGAGAACCGGCTCACGGGTTGCGCCACCGAAGAGCTTCGGAGACCAGCGCGCTGCCCGGCCGGCACGCTCCATGCCGCGCCAACAGATGCACTTCGGCTCGCAGCCGCTATGGCGGCGCGCGCGGGGGCCGGGCTTTTGCATCACCGGCGTCGTCCCGCTCACCGACCACCCGCCGGATAGTGTCCTGGAGCAGGCGATTGGCGCCGACCCCCCGATTGGGCCACACACGTTCGGCGCTGCAGGTTTCCATCGCGGGCAACGGATGTGAACGCAATGTGGGATGAGTTGATGGCCGCCGTGCCGGTACTGACCGATGGTGCGTGGGGCACGCAGATGCAGGCGCGCGGTCTGCCAATCGGCGCGTCTCCCGAAGCCTGGAACGTGTCAAAGCCGGATGCCGTTTTCGCCGTTGCGCAGGCGTATGTGGATGCCGGCAGCCGCGTCATACTCACGAACACGTTCGGCGCGAACTCGATCGCGCTCCGCCGTCATGGCCTGCAGGATCGTGCTGCTGAGATCGCGTTTACCGGGGCCGCGCTCTCGCGTCAGGCGGCGAACGGTAGGGCTCATGTGTTCGCATCGATCGGCCCAACCGGGCTGGTGCTGGCGATGGAAGAAGAGCCTCCCGAAGTCATCAAGGCCTCGTTCGTCCAGCAGGCTCGCAACCTGGCGGACGGCGGCGCAGATGCGCTGGTGATTGAAACGATGAGCGAACTGGCAGAGGCGCGCCTCGCCGTTGCAGCCGCCAACGAAACGGGCCTTCCTGTTGTGGTGAGCATGACGTACGGCGCAGGCCGGGCCGGAGATCGAACGCCCATGGGCGTTACGCCGGAAGAAGCGGCTGCCGAGCTCGAGGCTGCAGGCGCCGATGCAATCGGCGCAAACTGCGGGGACGGCGCCGAACAACTTATCGCGGTAACCACCCGCTTGCGTGCGGCAACGCGGCTGCCGCTGTGGATCAAACCGAACGCCGGTCTGCCGGTTCTGGAGAATGGCAGAGCGGTTTACAGGACTTCTCCGGATGATTTCGCCGCCCATTGCTGCCGCCTGGTGGATGCCGGCGCCGGCTTTATCGGTGGCTGCTGCGGCACCGCACCGGCGTTCATCGCCGCGCTGCATGATGCGCTTGCCGAGCGCGGGACAGCGAGTGACGACACTTAGCCTTTGATCGGAGGTGAGCGATGAATGCGCGTGAACGGTTTAACGCAACGATGCACTACCAACCGCGAGACCGCTCGCCCATCATGGACTTTGGTTTTTGGGATGAGACGACCACGGTTTGGCAGCAGGAGGGCTTGCCGAAAGGCGTTGATCCGGATGATTTCTTCGGCATGGATCCGCAGTGGATTGTCGCGCCGATCAATGTCCACCTCTCTCCGGGCTTTGACCACCGCGTGGTGGAAGACCAGGGCGACACCGAGATTGTTCGCGACAATGAGGGCGTCACCAAGGAGCAAGGCAAATTCCTGGGCTCGATCCCGAGGCACCTGGACCACGTACTCAAGGGGCGCGGCTCATGGAAGCGCGAATTCCTATGGCGGTTGGATGGCTTCGATCCGGCGCGCTATCCCTACAAATGGGAGGCGCTGGCAGCCCGGTACAAGAGTCCGGAACGTGACTATCCGCTGGGCATCAACGCCGGCTCACTATACGGGTGGATCCGGAACTGGATGGGCCTTGAGGCGGTAAGCCTGCTGGTCTACGATGATGCCGTCCTATTCGCGGAAATCGTGGAAGCGATCGCAGATTGCGTTATCACCACGATTACGCCGGCTCTCGAATCCGGCATTCAGTTTGAATACGCCCTGATGTGGGAGGACATGTGCTACCGCGCGGGCCCGCTGCTGTCGCCGCGCGTCTTCAAGCAGGTGCTCGTGCCACAGTACGCCCGGATCACCGCGCTGCTCCGGCGGTTTGGGGTGGATGTTGTGATAATTGATTGCGACGGAGATATTCGACAGCTCGTGCCGCTGTGGTTGGATGCCGGCGTCAACACCATGTTTCCCGTGGAGGTCGGCACGTGGGGCGCCGACGTTGTGGCCTACCGCAAGGAGTACGGCAGGGATCTCCTGATGATTGGCGGCGTCAGCAAGCGCCTGCTGGCCGGTCCGCAGGATGGCATCTCACGCGAGGTCGAGCGACTGACCCCGCTGGTGGAAGAGGGAGGCTTTATACCGACACCCGACCACCGTGTGCCGCCCGATGTGCCGTTTGCCAACTATATGTTCTACCTCGCAGAGGCGCGCCGCTGCTGGGGCAGATGCATGCCGAACCTTCGCCCGATGAACCACCCCACCGCCAGCGCTCACCCAGCGGATGCAGTCCGGTATGCGTGGCACCTTGGCCAGTAGTCGCGATCTGCATCCCGCCCGTCACGGCGCCATGAACCTCAAGCTGATATCCTGCGAAGTCTTCTGCCGAGAGGCAGAGCACGTCATCACGCAGTCACCACACCATATCGAGGTCACGTTCCTGCCGATGGGGCTGCATGACATCGGCGCCCGCGGCATGCGTCCGAAGATCCAGGCCGCGGTGGACGCCGTCGACGACCGGCAGTTTGACGCGATCCTTCTCGGATTTGGACTGTGCAGCAACGGACTCGCGGGCATTGTCGCCAACGGCATACCGCTGGTGCTTCCTCGCGCGCATGACTGCATCACCCTCTTTCTGGGCAGTTCCCGACGGTATCTCGACTACTTTCATGCGCATCCCGGCGTCTACTTCAAAACGACAGGCTGGATAGAGCACAGTAGCGATCTTGACTCGACGGCGCAACTCTCTCTGCAGCGCAGCCAGGCTCGCGGGGCGGCGTTGGCTGATCTGATTGCGCGCTATGGCGAAGACAACGGTCGTTACCTTCACCAAACGCTCAGCGCCGGTTCCGAACAGTACGGCCAGATCACCTTCATCGAGATGGGAGTTGAGCCGAACGCGGCCTGCGAGCAGCATTCGCGAGACGAAGCCCGTGCGCGTGGATGGCAGTTTGAGAAGGTCCGTGGCGATATTGGCATGATACAGAGGCTTGTGAGCGGCGACTGGCGCCCGGAGGAGTTTCTGGTGGTTCAGCCGGGATCCACGATCGCCGCGCGGTATGACGAGAGTATCGTGGCTGCCGAACCCGCTCCCGAAAGCCGCCATACAGACGGCGGAGGGCCACCCGAGCCATCCGCAAGTGGCGCACCGAAAGGTTGACACGGCATGAAACACAACAGTCTGACATCACGGGAACGCGTCAATCTGGCGCTTTCGCATCAAGTGCCCGATCGCATTCCGCGCGCCGAGTCGTTCTGGCCCGAGACCATACCGCTCTGGCACTCGCAGGGCCTGGACGTTGGCACCGACCTTGCGACACTCTTTGACTACGATATCCGCGGCGCCGGTTGGGTGCACCACGATGCGCGACCGGGATATGTGCGAATCGTGGATGAAACGCCGGACTGGTCGATCCGTGAGGATGGAAACGGCGCTATCCTGCGATACTGGCGCCACAAGAGCGGCACTCCGGAGCACATCGGCTTTACCGTGACCTCGGCAGATTCGTGGACGGCACTCAAACGGGATCTGCTTGCGATACCGGTTGAGATGCGGGTGGATGCCTACGGCGCGCTGGCCACGATGCACCGGGCACATGCGGAGGGGCGCTGGTTCTGCTGGCAGGGCGTTGAGTGCTTTGAGATTGCCAAGGACATCGTCGGCCATGAAGTGCTATGCATGGCGATGGCGGACGAGCCGGACTGGGTTGTTGATCTTTTTGAGACGCACACACGCCTGGCCACCGAAGCCCTTGACTACCTGGAGCGATGCGGCATACGATTCGATGGCGCCTGGATCTTCGGTGATATCGCCTACAACCATGCGCCGTTCTGCTCGCCCCGTATGTATCGATCGCTGGTAATGCCCTCGCACGCCCGCCTCGCCGGCTGGTTCAAATCACGCGGGCTGCCTGTCATCTACCACACCGATGGCGACCTGAGGCAGCTCATTCCTTCTTTCCTCGAAGCCGGCGTCGATTGTCTGCAGCCGCTGGAAGCCAAAGCAAACGTGGATGTGCGGGCGTTGAAGAAGGAGTACGGGGATCGGGCCGCGTTCATGGGCAACATCGACATCATGGTTTTGATTACCAACGATCGGTCTCAGATTGAGGCGGAGGTTGCCGGCAAGGTACCAGCCGCTATGAAGAACGGAGGATACATCTACCACAGTGACCATTCGATACCTCCCGGCGTCACGTGGGAGACGTATCAATACCTGATGGAGTTGATCGATGCATACGGCGCCTACCACTAGCATCCCAGCAGTGCGGCACTCTGCGAGCGGGACGGCTGGGCGGGCGTGAACAGCCGTGAGCGTGTGCTGGCACACCTGGACGGTCGGCCGGTGGACCACCTGCCTTTTATGGCGATCACCATGCAGTTTGCAGCCAGGCGGCTTGGCGTTTCTTACCGCGACTATGCCACCAACTATCGTCACCTGGTAGCAGGGCAAATCCAGGTGGCCGAAGCGTTTGGACTGGACCACGTCAACACGATGAGCGACCCGGTTTGCGAAGCTGCGGACTGCGGTGCAAAGACCGTGTCGCCGGACGACTCACCGGCATGCATCGATGCCGCGCATCCGCTGCTTGCCGACAAGGGCAGCCTGGCGCGTCTGAACGTTCCGAGCCCCTACGCCGGCCGGATGATGAACCGATTGAGTGCGTTGAGCCTCTATCGCGAGCGCGTCGCCGGCGCCAAGCTCATCGAGGGCTGGATTGAGGGACCATGCGCCGAGGGTGCGGCGCTGCGCGGATTGAGCCAACTCATGCTGGACTTCTACGACGACCCTCCGTTTGTAGCCGACCTGTTCGAATTCGCGGTGCAGATGGAGCTCTCATTCGCCGCCGCGCAGGTGCAAGCCGGCGCGGAGTGCATCGGTATCGGCGATGCTGCGGCATCCCTGATAGGTCCGCAGCGATACGAAGAGTTTGTGTGGCCGTACGAAAAGCGGATGGTGGATGGAGTGCGCAGCCTCGGCGCTCGCGTCCGGCTGCACATCTGCGGCAACACCCGGCCGATCCTGGGCCGGATCGCCGCGCTGGGCTGCGATATTGTCGACATCGACTACCCGGTGCCGATGGAGGAGGCGCGCAGTCAACTTGGACCTGACCAGGTGCTTGCCGGCAACCTGGACCCGGTGCGGCTGGTGCAGAACGGAACGCCGAACGAGGTAGAGGCCGCGGTGGGCAAATGCCATGCGGCTGCCGGCGACCGCTACATCGTTTGCGCCGGCTGTGAGGTTCCGCGGGATACTCCCCCCGAGAACCTCGCCGCGATGCGGCATTACGCCGGCATGCATCAACCGGCCAACCCGAACTGACGAAGCAAGCCAATGCCCCAGATCACGTTAAGCCCAACGGCCACACGCTTGAATGCCGCGCAAGGTCAGCCGCTGCGAGACATCCTGTTTGAACATGGCGTTGAGTTTCCGTGCGGCGGCCAGGGCCGCTGCCGTGGATGCCGCGTTCGCATCCGCAGCGGCAGTGGCACACCGAATGGTGTGGAGCTTGACCGGCTGACGCCACAGGAACTGGCCGACGGGTGGCGCCTGGCATGCCAGTGCCGGGTCGAAACCGATATGGAGGTAGAGCTGCGGCAGTGGGACGCCGCGGTACTGACCGACGATACCGCCTTCCGGTTTACCGCGCAGGAAGGCGCCGGCATCGCAATTGACCTCGGCACCACCACACTGGTGGCGCAGCTGCTCGACCTGGAAACCGGGCGGGTGCTCGCCGTACGTACGGCGTTGAACCAGCAAGCTCGTTACGGCGCCGACATAATGAGCCGAATTCAATTTGCCATGTCGGATGGTGGCCAGCTCCTGCTCGAGTCGGCGATTCGTGGCCAGTTGGGCGGACTGGTACGCCAGCTTTGCCAGGCAGCCGGAGTTGAACTCGGGCGGCTGCGCCGCATCACGCTGGTGGGCAATACGGTGATGCATCACCTGTTTTGCGGCATATCGGTAGAGCCGCTCTCCATGGTTCCTTTCGAGGCGCAGCACGCCGGCCTTCAGACTATCTGCGCAGCCGCCCTGGACTGGTGTCTGGCTGAGTGCGCCGTGGTGCAGTTTCTTCCGTGCCTCGGCGGTTTTGTAGGCAGTGACCTGCTCGCCGGGATACTCGCCACGCAGCTTCATACCAGGCGGGAGCCCTCGGTGCTGATTGACCTCGGCACGAACGGCGAGATCCTGGTGGGAAATCGCGACAGAATCCTGTGCACGTCAACCGCAGCGGGTCCGGCGTTTGAAGGGGCGCGCATCGCCATGGGAATGCGCGCGGCGTCAGGGGCGATCTGGAAGGTCGGTGTGGACGGTGGCGTGATGACCTGTGAAGTCCTTGGCGACGGTGAACCGCGAGGCCTGTGCGGCAGTGGTCTCGTGGACGCGGCGGCAGCCGGCCTGGATATCGGCGTGATCAACCCATCGGGCCGGCTGGATGGCGGGCGTGACATCGCACTGGCCGGCCCGGTGTCACTGACGCAGGCGGATATCCGCCAACTGCAGATGGCCAAAGGTGCAATAGCCGCCGGACTGCGCATCCTGCTGCGAATGTTCGGCGCCGAAACAGCGCAAATCGAGCACGTCTTCCTTGCCGGGGCATTTGGCAACTACGTTGATCGCGCCAGCGCACGGCGGATCGGTCTGCTGAACTTCCCACTGGATGTCATCGAGCCGGTCGGCAACACGGCGCTGTTGGGCGCCAAAGTTGCGCTGTGCAGCGGCAGCGATTCTGATGCGAGCTATCCGGATATCTGCCGCCTGGCGGAGCATGTGCCGCTGCACGCCGCTGTCGACTTTCAAGAGACCTTCGTGGATCAGATGGGCTTCCCGACGCAAAGCTGCCCAGAACCGATCGCGGTTGGAGCTGCCGCGGGCCATTCAGGCTGATTCCGGCCCGGGAGTTCCTTCTTCGGCAGTTGCAGCGGCGCCGGCGCTCTGTGCGCCAACGCCGAGTGACAGGGCGGCCATGCCTGCGAGACCGCCGAGCTGCATGGAATCGACTGCCGAGCTCGGCACTATCACAATGGTCGCGTTCTGTTTCAGACCCTCATACAGCATGTTCATAGCGCGCAGGTGGAAGGCAATGGGGTTCTGGGCGTAGGTCTTGGATGCTTCGCCGAAGTTCTCGGCAACCTGCCGCTCCGAATCGCCGAGTATCACGCGCGCCTGGCGCTCCCTCTCCGCCTGGGCTTGCATCGACATGGCGCTTTCCAGCGCAGGCGGTATCAGCACGTCCTTCACCTCGACGGCAATCACCTGGATGCCCCATGGCTCCGTGCGCGCATCGATGATGGTCTGAAGGTGAGCGCTGATGGTTTCGCGCCCCTCGAGCATCTCGGCCAGCATCGTCTTACCGATCACGTCGCGGAGAGCCGTCTGGCAGGCCCATCGGATAGCGGTCTGGTAGTCGGCGACATCCAGCGCGGCGCGCTTGGGATCCACGACCTTCCAGAAAAGGACCGCATTGACATCCACCGGAACCGTGTCCTTCGTCAGCGTTTTTTCGGCGGTAAAAGACATCGTGATGACGCGGATATCGATCCAGTATGCGATCTGATCCAACACAGGCAGTATGAAGAAGATGCCCGGGCCGCGCAGCGCCTGAAACTTGCCCAGGCGTAATACCACGGCGCGCGCCCACTGGTTGGCAACCTTGACGGAGACACTGATCAGCGCTGCCGCAACCACCGTCAAAGCCACGACAGGCGAGCCCGCTCCCGTGAACCCCAGACTGTTGGCAAGCGGCAGGCCCACGATCAGAATGATAACAAAAAGCGCCGCCGGCAGAGTGTTGCTCTGTTTCATCGGTTTGCCCTCCACCCCTCATAACACAGTTGGCTCAATGCTCCCATAGTATGCATGGATTCTCAAGGGGTATTGCGGCGCCATCGCAAACCGGAAGCGCCCGCACGGTGTAGTCGGCGGACGGCCTCTCGGCAGCGACATCGGCGCAGTATACGGCGAGAGTGCCGGAGGGCTGTGAACCGGGAGTCATGGGTATGCGCTCCGGCCGGCCTCCGGGTACGGCATCGGCATACAACTCCAATCGGATCTCATCCGCGCGCAGTCTGCCGAAATCGACGGTGAGCTCAAAGTGATGCCGGCCGTCGTAAGTACGTTGGTCGAGGTGGCTGAACTTGAGGCTCTGCCAGTCATGCAGCGTGCGCCGCTGCCATGAGGCGATGCCGTGCGCGGCGCGGCATCCGTCGGCCGTACGTTCTTTAAAGGCAGCAGCGGCCGGAATATAGTAGCTCTCGGTATACTCGCGCACGCTGCGACTCGCGGCAAACCTCGGCGTGAGGCTGGCCATACTCGCTCTCATCCGCTGCACCCAGCGGCGTGGTATGCCCGACGCGTCACGATCGTAGAATTCCGGGATCACCTCTCGCTCCAGGAGGCTGTAGAGTTCCTCCGCCTCCAGCGCGTCCCACTCCGCATCGCCTCCATGCTCGGCTCCATCGCCCAACGCCCAGCCCACCGATGGATCATACGCTTCCGCCCACCAGCCGTCGAGTTCCGAAACGTTGATTCCGCCATTTACAAGCGTCTTCATTCCGCTGGTGCCGCAAGCTTCCCAGGGACGGCGTGGCGTATTGATCCAAACGTCTACGCCCTGAACCAACTGCTCCGTCAGCAGCATGTCGTAGTCGGCCAGGAAGGCGGCATGATCGCGCACCCCCGCCTGGCGCAGGAAGCCGACCCAGTCCTGGATCATGGCCTGGCCCTCATAATCCTGCGGATGCGCCTTCCCTGCGATCAACAGCTGAGCGGGACGCTGCGGATCGCAGAGCAAGCGGCGAAGCCGCTCCCTGTCGTGCAGCAGCATATTCGGCCGCTTGTACTCGGCGAACCTCCTCGCAAAGCCAAGCGTCAGCACATCGGCGTTGAAAAGTCTGCGGGCGGCGTCCACTTCGTCCGCCCCGGCGCCCGACGCCGCACGGTCGCGTGCCACGCGTTCACGCACATTGGCGACCAGAGCAGTACTTGCATCCGTTCGGTACCGCCAGAGCCTCTCATCCGACACCTGACCGATGTCGTGCGGCAAGGAGGAAGGATCGCCGCGCCACCGTTCTT contains the following coding sequences:
- a CDS encoding corrinoid protein codes for the protein MPDLQQLFDAVLEGNAPAAKSGVQDALAAGMKPQYLLDECLIPAMDEVGRRFEANEYFVPELLIAARAMKGGLEILRPLLAESGGKRAGKVVIGTVRGDLHDIGKNLVGAMLEGGGFEVIDLGVDVSPEQFATAVRDNGAELVAISALLTTTMSGMKSVIETLDKHGMRPGVRVMVGGAPVTQRFADEIGADAFSDNASGAVRVARGLLAA
- a CDS encoding homocysteine S-methyltransferase family protein, with the translated sequence MWDELMAAVPVLTDGAWGTQMQARGLPIGASPEAWNVSKPDAVFAVAQAYVDAGSRVILTNTFGANSIALRRHGLQDRAAEIAFTGAALSRQAANGRAHVFASIGPTGLVLAMEEEPPEVIKASFVQQARNLADGGADALVIETMSELAEARLAVAAANETGLPVVVSMTYGAGRAGDRTPMGVTPEEAAAELEAAGADAIGANCGDGAEQLIAVTTRLRAATRLPLWIKPNAGLPVLENGRAVYRTSPDDFAAHCCRLVDAGAGFIGGCCGTAPAFIAALHDALAERGTASDDT
- a CDS encoding DUF1638 domain-containing protein; the encoded protein is MRGTLASSRDLHPARHGAMNLKLISCEVFCREAEHVITQSPHHIEVTFLPMGLHDIGARGMRPKIQAAVDAVDDRQFDAILLGFGLCSNGLAGIVANGIPLVLPRAHDCITLFLGSSRRYLDYFHAHPGVYFKTTGWIEHSSDLDSTAQLSLQRSQARGAALADLIARYGEDNGRYLHQTLSAGSEQYGQITFIEMGVEPNAACEQHSRDEARARGWQFEKVRGDIGMIQRLVSGDWRPEEFLVVQPGSTIAARYDESIVAAEPAPESRHTDGGGPPEPSASGAPKG
- a CDS encoding uroporphyrinogen decarboxylase family protein, with product MNSRERVLAHLDGRPVDHLPFMAITMQFAARRLGVSYRDYATNYRHLVAGQIQVAEAFGLDHVNTMSDPVCEAADCGAKTVSPDDSPACIDAAHPLLADKGSLARLNVPSPYAGRMMNRLSALSLYRERVAGAKLIEGWIEGPCAEGAALRGLSQLMLDFYDDPPFVADLFEFAVQMELSFAAAQVQAGAECIGIGDAAASLIGPQRYEEFVWPYEKRMVDGVRSLGARVRLHICGNTRPILGRIAALGCDIVDIDYPVPMEEARSQLGPDQVLAGNLDPVRLVQNGTPNEVEAAVGKCHAAAGDRYIVCAGCEVPRDTPPENLAAMRHYAGMHQPANPN
- a CDS encoding DUF4445 domain-containing protein, with the translated sequence MPQITLSPTATRLNAAQGQPLRDILFEHGVEFPCGGQGRCRGCRVRIRSGSGTPNGVELDRLTPQELADGWRLACQCRVETDMEVELRQWDAAVLTDDTAFRFTAQEGAGIAIDLGTTTLVAQLLDLETGRVLAVRTALNQQARYGADIMSRIQFAMSDGGQLLLESAIRGQLGGLVRQLCQAAGVELGRLRRITLVGNTVMHHLFCGISVEPLSMVPFEAQHAGLQTICAAALDWCLAECAVVQFLPCLGGFVGSDLLAGILATQLHTRREPSVLIDLGTNGEILVGNRDRILCTSTAAGPAFEGARIAMGMRAASGAIWKVGVDGGVMTCEVLGDGEPRGLCGSGLVDAAAAGLDIGVINPSGRLDGGRDIALAGPVSLTQADIRQLQMAKGAIAAGLRILLRMFGAETAQIEHVFLAGAFGNYVDRASARRIGLLNFPLDVIEPVGNTALLGAKVALCSGSDSDASYPDICRLAEHVPLHAAVDFQETFVDQMGFPTQSCPEPIAVGAAAGHSG
- a CDS encoding slipin family protein, giving the protein MKQSNTLPAALFVIILIVGLPLANSLGFTGAGSPVVALTVVAAALISVSVKVANQWARAVVLRLGKFQALRGPGIFFILPVLDQIAYWIDIRVITMSFTAEKTLTKDTVPVDVNAVLFWKVVDPKRAALDVADYQTAIRWACQTALRDVIGKTMLAEMLEGRETISAHLQTIIDARTEPWGIQVIAVEVKDVLIPPALESAMSMQAQAERERQARVILGDSERQVAENFGEASKTYAQNPIAFHLRAMNMLYEGLKQNATIVIVPSSAVDSMQLGGLAGMAALSLGVGAQSAGAAATAEEGTPGPESA